The DNA region GGCGACATGACAGGCGCGAAGGCGCTCTGGGCGACCCTGGCGAACCACGGGATTCACACGGTGTTCGGGTACCCGGGCGGGGCGATCATGCCGGTGTACGACGCGCTGACCTTCTACCCGGAGATGCGGCACATTCTCGCCCGGCACGAGCAGGGCGCCATTCACGCGGCCGAAGGCTGGGCGAAGGCGAGCGGGGAGATCGGGGTGTGCCTGGCGACCAGCGGCCCCGGCGCCACGAACCTGGTCACGGGCCTGGCGGACGCCATGCTGGACAGCGTGCCGCTGCTGGCGATCACCGGGAACGTCGCCTCGCACCTGATGGGCACGGACGCCTTCCAGGAGGCGGACATCACCGGGATCACCATGCCGGTCACGAAGCACAACTACGTGGTGCGGGACGTGGCGGACCTGCCGGGGGTGATCGCCGAGGCGATCCGGATCGCGCGCAGCGGCCGTCCGGGCCCGGTGCTGGTGGACATTCCCAAGGACGTGCAGCTGGCCGCGTACAGCGGCCCGATTCCGGCGCCGCATGCCCGGCCGGAGATGCCCGCCCCGAACCCGGACGCGGTCGCCGCAGCGCGGGACCTGCTGCGCGGCGCGCAGAAGCCCGTGATGATGGTGGGCGGCGGGTCGGTGGACGCCGCGGCGGAACTGACGGCCCTGGCGCGCGCCTGGGACATCCCGGTGATCACCACGCTGATGGGCCTGGGGAGCTTCCCGGCCAGTGATCCCCTGTGGCTGGGCATGCCGGGCATGCACGGGTCGGTGGCCGCGAACCGCGCGATCAGCGAGGCGGACGTGCTGCTGGCCGTGGGCCTGCGCTTCGATGACCGGGTGACGGGCCGCGTGAATGGGTTCGCGCCGCACGCGAAGGTCATTCACGTGGACCTGGACGCCGCGGAGATCGGCAAGATCGTGCGGGCGCACGTGCCGGTCCGTGGGGACGCGGCGGTGGTGGCGCGTGCGCTGCTGGA from Deinococcus ficus includes:
- the ilvB gene encoding biosynthetic-type acetolactate synthase large subunit — its product is MTGAKALWATLANHGIHTVFGYPGGAIMPVYDALTFYPEMRHILARHEQGAIHAAEGWAKASGEIGVCLATSGPGATNLVTGLADAMLDSVPLLAITGNVASHLMGTDAFQEADITGITMPVTKHNYVVRDVADLPGVIAEAIRIARSGRPGPVLVDIPKDVQLAAYSGPIPAPHARPEMPAPNPDAVAAARDLLRGAQKPVMMVGGGSVDAAAELTALARAWDIPVITTLMGLGSFPASDPLWLGMPGMHGSVAANRAISEADVLLAVGLRFDDRVTGRVNGFAPHAKVIHVDLDAAEIGKIVRAHVPVRGDAAVVARALLEGAQPQARPVWKAQLEVWKARTALPETYGAGYGVKAVVDRLRPDDILSSDVGQHQMLAAQLARFERPRRWVNSGGLGTMGFGFPAAIGAGLAEPGVRSVVIAGDGGFQMTLQELATLKMYDIRNVKICIINNSFLGMVRQWQELFHGKRYSEVWLGDSNPDFVKLAGAYRVPAYRATSAEDLPGAIDAWLNDPDSALLEVVVPHEHGVFPMVPAGAALNEMIETEPPRAPAARVTEEASQA